A window of the Sphingobacteriaceae bacterium genome harbors these coding sequences:
- a CDS encoding acyltransferase, with amino-acid sequence MRRVQRHPVPPGRNSMHYWPQVAGFWRSGWNLFWIVTARYVPWLTVKNAIYRMLGMKVGRDVSFGLMAMVDIFFPQDITVEDNAIIGYNTTILTHEFLTGEWRRGPVHIGKNVMIGANCTILPGVAIGDGAVVAAHSLVNRDVPPGALVGGVPARVLRPGGQGDPSDDDAKDG; translated from the coding sequence ATGCGGCGGGTCCAGCGTCATCCCGTGCCCCCCGGCCGCAACAGCATGCACTACTGGCCCCAGGTGGCCGGCTTCTGGCGCTCCGGGTGGAACTTGTTCTGGATCGTCACGGCCCGCTACGTGCCGTGGCTGACGGTGAAAAACGCCATCTACCGCATGCTGGGCATGAAGGTGGGCCGGGATGTCTCCTTCGGCCTCATGGCCATGGTGGACATATTCTTCCCCCAGGACATCACCGTGGAGGACAACGCCATCATCGGCTACAACACCACCATCTTGACCCATGAATTTTTGACCGGTGAATGGCGCCGGGGCCCCGTCCACATCGGCAAGAACGTGATGATCGGCGCCAACTGCACCATCTTGCCGGGGGTGGCCATCGGGGACGGGGCGGTGGTGGCCGCCCATTCCCTGGTGAACCGGGACGTGCCCCCCGGAGCCCTGGTGGGCGGGGTGCCGGCCCGGGTGCTGCGGCCCGGCGGCCAAGGCGACCCCTCGGATGACGACGCAAAAGATGGATGA
- a CDS encoding holo-ACP synthase, protein MILGLGIDMVDVGRVEQAHGRKGAAFLNRLFTPGEQAAAGDGPHRYRRLAARLAAKEALVKALGTGLRDGRWLDAEVVNDPLGKPSLRVTGGLARRLQAMGVTGVHLSLTHENHYAAAVVVLTGAPGGKP, encoded by the coding sequence ATGATCCTCGGCCTGGGCATCGACATGGTGGACGTAGGGCGGGTGGAGCAGGCCCACGGCCGCAAGGGCGCCGCCTTTTTGAACCGCCTCTTCACCCCCGGGGAGCAGGCGGCGGCGGGGGACGGCCCCCATCGCTACCGGCGCCTGGCGGCCCGCCTGGCGGCGAAGGAAGCTCTGGTCAAAGCCTTGGGCACCGGCCTGCGGGATGGCCGCTGGCTGGATGCCGAAGTGGTCAACGACCCCCTGGGCAAGCCGTCCCTGCGGGTGACCGGGGGGCTGGCCCGGCGGCTGCAGGCCATGGGGGTCACCGGCGTCCACCTGTCCCTCACCCACGAAAACCATTACGCCGCGGCCGTCGTAGTGCTGACGGGCGCCCCCGGCGGGAAGCCATGA
- a CDS encoding SIS domain-containing protein, whose protein sequence is MVKELPIEGTQAGAGRPGGHRHKMHEEIFQQPQAISRTLAGRLGRQAGDVDWSGTGLDQAALAQVRHVLFLGSGTAYHAGLVGDALVKQVAGLPARTEPASEFRFGEFRVPPGTLAVAVSQSGETKDTLAALAAARQRGAAAVLAVTNAPGSAITREADFTFITQAGTEEAVASTKAYMAQLVAVVLLAVGLGRAQETLPREEAARILAGLAAMPDQVAAVLAEEEAVAQAGRDLARRRHAFYIGRQMDWITAHEGQLKLKETSYIHAEACAAGEFRHGPMALIDSDYSVVGIVTRPDLEEMMARNFQEVRRWGAQVVAVAPAGSRELARHADHFLPIPPVEPIFGPMLSVVPLQLLAYHAAVALGRNVDQPRHLVKSLTED, encoded by the coding sequence ATGGTCAAGGAACTGCCCATAGAAGGGACCCAGGCCGGCGCCGGCCGGCCGGGAGGCCACCGTCATAAGATGCATGAGGAGATTTTCCAGCAGCCCCAGGCCATCAGCCGTACCCTGGCCGGCCGCCTGGGACGGCAGGCGGGGGATGTGGATTGGTCCGGCACGGGTTTGGATCAGGCCGCCCTGGCCCAGGTGCGGCATGTTTTGTTTTTGGGCAGCGGCACCGCCTACCATGCCGGCTTGGTGGGCGACGCCCTGGTCAAGCAGGTGGCGGGCCTGCCCGCCCGCACCGAACCCGCGTCGGAGTTCCGCTTCGGGGAATTCCGGGTTCCTCCGGGCACTTTGGCCGTGGCCGTCAGCCAGTCGGGGGAAACCAAGGATACCCTGGCCGCCCTGGCGGCTGCCCGGCAGCGGGGCGCCGCAGCTGTCCTGGCGGTGACCAACGCGCCCGGCAGCGCCATCACCCGGGAAGCCGATTTCACCTTCATCACCCAGGCCGGCACCGAGGAGGCGGTGGCCTCCACCAAAGCCTACATGGCCCAGTTGGTGGCGGTAGTCCTGCTGGCCGTCGGCTTGGGGCGGGCCCAGGAGACCTTGCCCCGGGAAGAGGCGGCCCGCATCCTGGCGGGCCTGGCGGCCATGCCCGACCAGGTGGCCGCCGTGCTGGCGGAGGAGGAAGCCGTGGCCCAAGCCGGCCGGGACTTGGCCCGGCGGCGCCACGCCTTCTACATCGGCCGGCAGATGGACTGGATCACCGCCCATGAAGGGCAATTGAAGCTTAAAGAAACTTCCTACATCCATGCTGAAGCGTGCGCCGCCGGCGAGTTCCGCCACGGCCCCATGGCCTTGATTGATTCCGACTACAGCGTGGTGGGCATCGTCACCAGGCCCGACCTGGAGGAGATGATGGCCCGCAACTTCCAGGAAGTGCGCCGCTGGGGAGCCCAGGTGGTGGCGGTGGCTCCCGCCGGCAGCCGTGAACTGGCCCGCCATGCCGACCACTTCCTGCCCATACCCCCGGTGGAGCCCATCTTCGGGCCCATGCTGTCGGTAGTGCCCCTGCAGCTGCTGGCCTATCACGCGGCCGTAGCCCTTGGCCGCAATGTGGACCAGCCCCGCCATCTGGTGAAGAGCCTCACCGAGGACTGA
- the guaB gene encoding IMP dehydrogenase, whose amino-acid sequence MEMKAAGPAKFDWQEPARSDGKLDDRFAKIGLTFDDVLLVPGESSVLPTQVDTGTYLTRQIRLNIPLVSAAMDTVTEARLAIALAREGGIGIIHKNMSIEAQAGEVDKVKRSEHGVITDPFYLSPQHRVRDALELMERYRISGVPIVVEDGRLVGIITNRDVRFEENYDRPIGQVMTSEGLVTAPVGTGLDEARRIMARHKIEKLPLVDGDMRLKGLITIKDIEKMRRYPKAAKDSRGRLLAAAAVGVGPDTMERAEALVAAGVDALAVDSAHGHSTNVIEMTRRLKERWPDLPLIAGNVSTAEGTRALIEAGADAVKVGQGPGSICTTRVVAGIGVPQITAVYDCAREADKYGVPVIADGGIRFSGDITKALAAGASTVMVGSLFAGTEEAPGETEIYQGRSFKVYRGMGSLAAMRAGGRDRYFQEEYDKLVPEGVEGRIPYRGPLSETVYQLVGGLRAGMGYCGAATIEDLRKNATFVRITAAGVRESHPHDVQITREPPNYYLNGSFYG is encoded by the coding sequence ATGGAAATGAAGGCAGCGGGACCGGCCAAGTTCGACTGGCAGGAGCCCGCCCGCAGCGACGGGAAACTGGACGATCGCTTCGCCAAAATCGGGTTGACTTTCGACGATGTGTTGCTGGTGCCGGGGGAGTCGTCCGTCCTGCCGACCCAGGTGGACACCGGCACCTATTTGACCCGGCAAATCCGGCTCAACATCCCCCTTGTGTCCGCCGCCATGGATACCGTCACCGAAGCCCGCCTGGCCATCGCCCTGGCCAGGGAAGGGGGCATCGGCATCATCCACAAGAATATGTCCATCGAGGCCCAGGCCGGTGAGGTGGACAAGGTCAAGCGGTCGGAGCACGGGGTCATCACCGATCCTTTCTACCTGTCCCCCCAGCATCGGGTCCGGGATGCCCTGGAACTGATGGAGCGCTACCGCATCTCCGGCGTCCCCATCGTCGTGGAAGACGGCCGGCTGGTGGGCATCATCACCAACCGGGACGTCCGCTTTGAAGAAAACTACGACCGCCCCATCGGCCAGGTCATGACCAGCGAAGGCCTGGTTACCGCCCCCGTAGGCACGGGCCTGGACGAAGCCCGCCGCATCATGGCCCGCCACAAGATCGAGAAGCTGCCCCTGGTGGACGGTGACATGCGCCTCAAGGGGCTCATCACCATCAAGGACATCGAAAAGATGCGCCGCTACCCCAAGGCGGCCAAGGACAGCCGGGGCCGCCTGCTGGCGGCGGCCGCCGTCGGGGTGGGGCCCGACACCATGGAGCGGGCCGAGGCCCTGGTGGCCGCCGGGGTGGACGCGCTGGCCGTGGACAGCGCCCACGGCCACTCCACCAACGTCATCGAAATGACCCGCCGGCTCAAGGAGCGCTGGCCCGACCTGCCCCTCATCGCCGGCAACGTATCCACCGCCGAGGGCACCCGGGCCCTCATCGAGGCGGGGGCCGACGCCGTCAAGGTAGGCCAGGGTCCCGGATCCATCTGCACCACCCGGGTGGTGGCCGGCATCGGCGTGCCCCAGATCACCGCCGTCTACGACTGCGCCCGGGAAGCCGACAAGTACGGCGTGCCCGTCATCGCCGACGGCGGCATCCGCTTCTCCGGCGACATCACCAAGGCCCTGGCGGCCGGCGCCTCCACCGTCATGGTGGGCTCCCTCTTCGCCGGCACCGAGGAAGCCCCCGGCGAGACGGAAATTTACCAGGGCCGCTCCTTCAAGGTGTACCGGGGCATGGGTTCCCTGGCGGCCATGCGGGCGGGCGGCCGGGACCGGTACTTCCAGGAGGAGTACGACAAGCTGGTGCCCGAAGGGGTGGAAGGACGCATTCCCTACCGGGGCCCCCTGTCGGAGACGGTGTACCAGCTGGTGGGCGGGCTCCGGGCCGGCATGGGCTACTGCGGCGCCGCCACCATCGAGGACTTGCGCAAGAACGCCACCTTCGTGCGGATCACGGCGGCAGGGGTGCGGGAGAGCCATCCCCACGACGTGCAGATCACCCGGGAGCCGCCCAACTACTATCTCAACGGGTCCTTCTACGGCTAA
- the murC gene encoding UDP-N-acetylmuramate--L-alanine ligase: MMFMEPAPPVAALDRTATYHFIGIGGYGMSGLATVLLASGVRVTGSDAKESSRLERLRALGAQVHVGHRADLVDGAGVVVYSTDIPDHNPELAAARERGITLWHRSQLLARLLNGSRGVAVTGTHGKTTTTAMTGQVLMAGGLDPTVLVGGEVPQLGGTARLGSTPWVVAEACESDGSFLRYQPYISVITNVEPEHLEHYGGDFSRLKAAVREFAGNTLPEGWLVLCSDDPLLRELAREQGIRAVTYGRDPGADLSYTDARQEEGALRFTVLAGGVPLGEAALAVPGEHNIVNALAAMAVARLAGMPFAAAARALGEYRGVHRRFQIIGRKNGMTVVDDYAHHPTEIRATLRAARQWNRGRVIAVFQPHRYSRTHLLMEEFGVSFGDADVVILTEIYAPPGVEPIPGVSADALARRIEAHTGRSVHLLSDAGAIVEHLAAAMEPGDLVVTMGAGDIWQVAHTLARRLGMVEPQPPGPYL, from the coding sequence ATGATGTTCATGGAGCCGGCGCCTCCGGTGGCGGCCCTCGACCGGACTGCAACTTATCACTTCATCGGCATCGGCGGCTACGGCATGAGCGGCCTGGCCACGGTGCTCCTGGCGTCGGGTGTCCGGGTGACGGGCTCCGACGCCAAGGAATCCAGCCGGCTGGAGCGGCTCCGGGCCTTGGGGGCCCAAGTCCATGTGGGCCACAGGGCCGACTTGGTGGACGGCGCCGGGGTGGTGGTCTACAGCACCGACATTCCCGACCATAACCCCGAACTGGCCGCCGCCCGGGAGCGGGGCATCACCTTGTGGCACCGCTCCCAGCTGCTGGCCCGCCTTCTGAACGGGAGCCGGGGGGTGGCCGTCACCGGCACCCACGGCAAGACCACCACCACCGCCATGACGGGGCAGGTGCTGATGGCCGGCGGTCTGGACCCCACCGTCTTGGTGGGCGGCGAAGTGCCCCAGCTGGGGGGCACGGCCCGGCTGGGCAGCACCCCCTGGGTGGTGGCGGAAGCCTGCGAGAGCGATGGCTCCTTCCTCCGCTACCAGCCTTACATCAGCGTCATCACCAACGTGGAGCCCGAGCACCTGGAGCATTACGGCGGCGACTTCTCCCGCCTGAAGGCGGCGGTGCGGGAATTCGCCGGCAACACCCTCCCCGAGGGCTGGCTCGTCTTGTGCAGCGACGATCCCCTGCTGCGGGAACTGGCCCGGGAGCAGGGCATCCGGGCCGTCACCTACGGCCGGGATCCCGGGGCCGACCTGTCCTACACCGATGCCCGCCAGGAGGAAGGGGCCCTGCGCTTCACCGTCCTGGCCGGGGGCGTACCCTTGGGGGAGGCCGCCCTGGCCGTCCCGGGCGAGCACAACATCGTCAACGCCCTGGCGGCCATGGCCGTGGCCCGGCTGGCGGGCATGCCCTTTGCCGCAGCCGCCCGGGCTCTGGGGGAGTACCGGGGCGTCCACCGGCGCTTCCAAATCATCGGCCGGAAAAACGGCATGACCGTGGTGGACGACTACGCCCACCACCCGACGGAGATCCGCGCCACCCTGCGGGCGGCTCGGCAATGGAACCGGGGCCGGGTCATCGCCGTGTTCCAGCCCCACCGCTATTCCCGCACCCACCTGCTGATGGAGGAGTTCGGCGTCTCCTTCGGCGACGCCGACGTGGTCATCCTGACGGAAATCTACGCGCCCCCCGGCGTGGAGCCCATACCGGGGGTGTCGGCCGATGCCCTGGCTCGGCGCATCGAGGCCCATACGGGCCGTTCCGTCCACCTGCTGTCCGATGCCGGGGCCATCGTGGAGCATCTGGCCGCCGCAATGGAGCCGGGGGATCTGGTGGTGACCATGGGGGCGGGGGACATCTGGCAGGTGGCCCACACCCTGGCCCGGCGCCTGGGCATGGTGGAGCCGCAGCCCCCGGGCCCTTACCTTTGA
- a CDS encoding gamma-glutamyl-gamma-aminobutyrate hydrolase family protein, whose protein sequence is MRGQPGRDVEIMRDSLVRERGRRPVIGIPTDHTAEGQLTLPAAYAAVVAEAGGLPVLIPALAEPELTACWLERVDGLLLAGGADVDPNHYGEDPLPRLGRITPERDGAELALVRDALAAGMPILGICRGLQVLCVAAGGTLLQDIPSQVPGALKHRQQAPPWYGTHDVAVAAGTLLARLLGEGPLRVNSFHHQAVDLVPPGFQAAAAAPDGVVEAVEKGDGSFILGVQWHPETMAAYQPRFMALFAGLVEAAAAKGAGLEV, encoded by the coding sequence TTGCGCGGGCAACCTGGAAGGGATGTGGAGATCATGAGGGACAGCCTGGTCCGGGAGAGGGGACGGCGGCCGGTCATCGGCATTCCGACGGATCACACCGCGGAGGGGCAGTTGACCCTGCCGGCGGCCTACGCCGCCGTGGTGGCCGAGGCGGGAGGGCTGCCCGTGCTCATTCCCGCCCTGGCGGAGCCGGAGTTGACGGCCTGCTGGCTGGAGCGGGTGGACGGCCTGCTGCTGGCCGGCGGCGCCGACGTGGATCCCAACCACTACGGGGAGGATCCCCTGCCGCGGCTGGGCCGCATCACCCCGGAGCGGGATGGGGCGGAACTGGCCCTGGTCCGGGACGCCCTGGCCGCCGGCATGCCCATCCTGGGCATTTGCCGGGGCCTCCAGGTGCTGTGCGTTGCCGCCGGCGGCACCTTGCTGCAAGATATACCGAGCCAGGTGCCCGGGGCCCTGAAGCACCGGCAGCAGGCCCCCCCTTGGTACGGCACCCACGACGTGGCCGTCGCGGCGGGCACCCTGCTGGCCCGGCTCCTGGGAGAGGGGCCCCTGCGGGTCAACAGTTTTCACCACCAGGCCGTGGATTTGGTGCCGCCGGGCTTCCAGGCGGCCGCCGCGGCCCCCGACGGTGTGGTGGAAGCGGTGGAAAAGGGCGACGGCTCCTTCATCCTGGGGGTGCAGTGGCATCCCGAGACCATGGCGGCGTACCAGCCCCGGTTCATGGCCTTGTTCGCCGGCTTGGTGGAGGCGGCGGCGGCCAAGGGGGCAGGGCTGGAAGTTTGA
- a CDS encoding NAD(P)H-hydrate dehydratase, with product MTTDAATRSCLVTAAEMRRLDRHTIDVEGVSGETLMERAGGAAFAVMAEQLGPLARREAAVLAGRGNNGGDGYVVARHLAAAGARVTVWEAASGGQGLTPDAAHHRQLALAAGLEPRPLAEFSPDVLDWAAGHPPLVVDALLGTGLAGPPRERYAAAIEAINEAGRRGAVVIALDVPSGLDADGGSPLGPAVRAHVTVTFGLAKTGILQGPAIPYTGRVVLAPIGIDTATAQPAAVLSLPGAVGAHLRSMLPEPALAHKGLGGHCLIVGGSRGMGGAPWLAARGALRAGAGLVTIALPAAQAAAWGQLPEAMTLPLPDGGSGLFTPEALPVIEEFFNQRNIDAVVIGPGLGSRPDALAVAAGAWRAAAARGAPVVLDADALRLLHPQEGQAWDLPPVPSAGGDGEDPPLVLTPHPGEAARLLGWSTAEVQAHRPRAAAAIAARRPAVVVLKGARTLMASPGRPQRLSPVVDGALAAGGTGDVLAGITGALLAARRPPLAAAEAAVMIHGLAAALGAADVTGGFPGPAAGDSPAGQVAAAFAGGPWRRGLLAGEVAAWVPRAAALLASAGDQVEEALLEAYGLTGFTG from the coding sequence ATGACTACCGACGCAGCCACCCGGAGCTGTTTGGTGACCGCCGCCGAGATGCGGCGGCTGGACCGGCACACCATCGACGTCGAAGGTGTCAGCGGTGAGACTTTGATGGAGCGGGCCGGGGGGGCGGCCTTCGCCGTGATGGCGGAGCAGCTGGGCCCCTTGGCCCGGCGGGAGGCGGCCGTCCTGGCAGGCCGGGGCAACAACGGCGGCGACGGCTACGTGGTGGCCAGGCACCTGGCGGCGGCGGGGGCCCGGGTCACCGTGTGGGAGGCGGCCTCCGGGGGCCAGGGTCTGACCCCTGACGCCGCCCATCACCGGCAGCTGGCCCTGGCGGCGGGCCTGGAGCCCCGGCCATTGGCGGAGTTCAGCCCCGACGTCCTGGACTGGGCCGCCGGCCACCCGCCTCTGGTGGTCGACGCCCTCCTGGGCACGGGGCTGGCCGGGCCGCCCCGGGAGCGCTACGCTGCGGCCATAGAAGCCATCAACGAGGCGGGACGCCGGGGGGCCGTGGTCATTGCCCTGGATGTGCCTTCGGGCTTGGACGCCGACGGCGGTTCGCCCTTGGGCCCTGCCGTGCGGGCCCATGTGACGGTCACCTTCGGACTGGCCAAGACGGGGATCCTCCAGGGCCCGGCCATACCCTACACGGGCCGGGTGGTGCTGGCCCCCATCGGCATCGACACCGCCACCGCTCAGCCGGCGGCGGTGCTGAGCCTGCCCGGCGCCGTGGGCGCCCACCTGCGCTCCATGCTGCCCGAGCCCGCCCTGGCCCATAAAGGCCTGGGTGGCCACTGCCTCATCGTGGGGGGCAGCCGGGGCATGGGGGGAGCCCCCTGGCTGGCGGCCCGGGGCGCCCTGCGGGCCGGCGCCGGCCTGGTGACGATAGCCTTGCCCGCCGCCCAGGCAGCGGCCTGGGGCCAGCTGCCCGAAGCCATGACCCTGCCCCTGCCCGACGGGGGCAGCGGACTATTCACACCGGAGGCCCTGCCGGTCATAGAAGAGTTTTTCAACCAGCGCAACATCGATGCCGTGGTCATCGGGCCCGGCCTGGGGAGCAGGCCGGACGCCCTGGCGGTGGCGGCGGGGGCCTGGCGGGCGGCGGCCGCCCGGGGCGCGCCCGTAGTTTTGGATGCCGACGCCCTCCGCCTGCTTCACCCTCAGGAAGGGCAGGCCTGGGACCTGCCCCCCGTCCCGTCCGCCGGCGGGGACGGGGAGGATCCCCCCTTGGTTTTGACGCCCCATCCGGGGGAGGCGGCCCGGCTGCTGGGATGGTCCACGGCGGAGGTGCAGGCCCACCGGCCCCGGGCGGCGGCGGCCATCGCGGCCCGGCGGCCCGCCGTGGTGGTCCTGAAGGGGGCCCGCACCTTGATGGCCTCCCCCGGACGCCCCCAACGCCTGAGCCCCGTGGTGGACGGGGCCCTGGCCGCCGGGGGCACCGGCGATGTGCTGGCCGGCATCACCGGCGCCCTGCTGGCGGCCCGCCGGCCCCCCTTGGCGGCGGCCGAGGCGGCGGTGATGATCCACGGGCTGGCTGCTGCCCTGGGGGCGGCCGATGTCACAGGCGGTTTCCCCGGTCCCGCCGCCGGCGACAGTCCTGCCGGCCAGGTGGCGGCCGCCTTTGCCGGCGGGCCGTGGCGGCGGGGCCTCCTGGCGGGCGAGGTGGCGGCCTGGGTTCCCCGGGCGGCGGCCCTGCTGGCCTCCGCCGGCGACCAAGTGGAGGAGGCCTTGCTGGAGGCCTACGGCCTGACGGGTTTCACCGGCTGA
- the tsaE gene encoding tRNA (adenosine(37)-N6)-threonylcarbamoyltransferase complex ATPase subunit type 1 TsaE → MGDNGETRGASRSVVIASAEALQALAHELGRLIPCGGIVALKGPLGVGKTTFAQGFLAGLGVTEPVSSPTFTLMHRYQGRCPAVHVDLYRLEPGLDPGGFLPELEEALDGVTVLIIEWADRLGDWLPADHLSVELSYLPGAPSGRRVVLGAGGPRHGELLAALALPPTGG, encoded by the coding sequence GTGGGCGACAACGGGGAGACCAGGGGGGCGTCCCGATCGGTGGTTATTGCCTCGGCCGAGGCCCTGCAGGCTCTGGCCCATGAACTGGGGCGCCTCATCCCCTGCGGCGGCATCGTGGCCTTGAAGGGCCCCCTGGGGGTGGGCAAGACTACCTTTGCCCAGGGGTTCCTGGCGGGCCTGGGGGTGACGGAGCCGGTGTCCAGCCCCACCTTCACCCTGATGCACCGCTACCAGGGGCGCTGCCCCGCCGTCCATGTGGATCTTTACCGTCTTGAGCCGGGGCTGGACCCGGGGGGTTTTCTGCCGGAACTGGAGGAAGCCCTGGACGGCGTCACCGTGCTTATCATCGAGTGGGCCGACCGCCTGGGGGATTGGTTGCCTGCCGACCACCTGTCGGTAGAATTAAGTTACTTACCCGGCGCCCCTTCCGGCCGCCGGGTGGTTTTGGGGGCGGGCGGCCCCCGCCATGGGGAGCTTCTGGCCGCCCTGGCCCTTCCGCCCACAGGAGGATGA
- the rimI gene encoding ribosomal protein S18-alanine N-acetyltransferase produces MAKAPTEGQGHTGDIIIEPMKMSDLKQVLAIENMSFPAPWSRQAFISELTYNRAAIYLVARQDDQIIGYAGMWVVVDEAHITNIAVHPAWRRLGVGRRLMDRLVEIAQANRCRAITLEVRKSNLAAQNLYTQYGFTAQGLRRGYYSDNGEDAIIMVKELEPGQ; encoded by the coding sequence ATGGCGAAGGCGCCCACTGAAGGCCAAGGGCACACCGGGGACATCATCATCGAGCCCATGAAGATGTCGGACCTGAAGCAGGTGCTGGCCATCGAGAACATGTCCTTCCCTGCTCCCTGGTCCCGCCAGGCCTTCATCAGCGAGTTGACCTACAACAGGGCCGCCATCTACCTGGTGGCCCGGCAGGACGATCAGATCATCGGCTACGCCGGCATGTGGGTGGTGGTGGACGAAGCCCACATCACCAACATCGCCGTCCACCCCGCCTGGCGCCGCCTGGGGGTGGGCAGGCGGCTCATGGACCGGCTGGTGGAAATCGCCCAGGCCAACCGCTGCCGCGCCATCACCTTGGAAGTGCGCAAGTCCAACCTGGCGGCCCAAAACCTTTACACCCAATACGGCTTTACAGCCCAGGGGCTGCGCCGGGGCTATTATTCCGACAACGGGGAAGACGCCATCATCATGGTGAAGGAACTGGAGCCTGGTCAGTGA
- the tsaB gene encoding tRNA (adenosine(37)-N6)-threonylcarbamoyltransferase complex dimerization subunit type 1 TsaB, which produces MLTLGLDTAGDTLAIGLIRDGLVVADWRAVVPQAHSRLLPALLEKVFDFGGIQPRDIELVAVAAGPGSYTGLRLGAMVAKMTAWWARCPVVGVDTMQVLAAPLAQAMALGRPGHVPPLAVLLPSRRGRVYGRLYRAGDAAPEPAGDLHEGEAAQVAQALAAEGAGSPLVAVGAGRRYRDAMDPWLPRGSRWADPGWDLPQGSWVARLGAAQGEEAGTDPVAFVPRYPGPGVAPLPAGAPRSDAAPGTGGPAHGEGAH; this is translated from the coding sequence ATGTTGACACTGGGCCTGGACACCGCGGGCGACACTTTGGCCATCGGCCTCATCCGGGACGGGCTGGTGGTGGCCGACTGGCGGGCCGTGGTGCCCCAAGCCCACAGCCGGCTCCTGCCGGCCTTGCTGGAAAAGGTTTTTGACTTTGGGGGCATCCAGCCCCGGGACATTGAACTGGTGGCCGTGGCCGCCGGGCCCGGATCCTATACAGGGCTGCGGCTGGGAGCCATGGTGGCCAAGATGACGGCCTGGTGGGCCCGCTGCCCGGTGGTGGGGGTGGACACCATGCAGGTCTTGGCCGCCCCTTTGGCCCAGGCCATGGCCCTGGGCCGGCCCGGCCACGTCCCGCCCCTGGCGGTGCTGCTGCCCTCCCGGCGGGGCCGGGTTTACGGCCGCCTGTACCGGGCCGGCGACGCCGCCCCGGAGCCTGCGGGGGATCTCCACGAAGGGGAGGCCGCCCAGGTGGCCCAGGCTTTGGCCGCCGAGGGGGCGGGCAGTCCCCTGGTGGCAGTGGGGGCCGGGCGCCGGTACCGGGATGCCATGGACCCGTGGCTGCCCCGGGGCAGCCGCTGGGCCGATCCGGGCTGGGACTTGCCCCAAGGCTCCTGGGTGGCCCGTTTGGGTGCTGCTCAAGGGGAGGAGGCCGGGACGGACCCGGTGGCCTTCGTGCCCCGCTACCCCGGCCCGGGGGTGGCGCCCCTGCCCGCCGGCGCCCCCAGGAGCGATGCAGCCCCAGGGACGGGAGGCCCCGCCCATGGCGAAGGCGCCCACTGA
- the tsaD gene encoding tRNA (adenosine(37)-N6)-threonylcarbamoyltransferase complex transferase subunit TsaD, which translates to MTALCLGIETSCDETAVALVAGGRRILANVVASQWDLHARYGGVVPELASRRHLERLLPCLEEALAEAGVTMDAVDLVAVTKGPGLIGSLMVGVTAAKTLALLAGKPLVGVHHLAGHIHSCFLAGGDPEEPSVCLVISGGHTSLYHLPGDGSVHTLGATRDDAAGEAFDKVARLLDLGHPGGPAVDRLARTGNPEAFPLPRAMLDRDNFDFSFSGLKTAVLYTLEDFRQRGEEPPLADLAASFQQAVVDVLVAKTVRAAKHFGARQILLAGGVAANSLLRRSLEAAAAELGAALVVPPLELCTDNAAMIAAAGHYAMERGRVDDLLLEAVDRLPLREL; encoded by the coding sequence GTGACGGCATTGTGTCTGGGCATTGAAACTTCCTGTGACGAGACGGCCGTGGCCCTGGTGGCCGGCGGCCGCCGCATATTGGCCAACGTGGTGGCCTCCCAGTGGGATCTCCACGCCCGCTACGGCGGGGTGGTGCCGGAACTGGCCTCCCGCCGCCACCTGGAGCGGCTGCTGCCGTGCCTGGAGGAGGCCCTGGCCGAGGCCGGCGTCACCATGGACGCCGTGGACTTGGTGGCCGTCACCAAAGGACCGGGCCTCATCGGCTCCCTCATGGTGGGGGTCACCGCCGCCAAGACCCTGGCCCTGCTGGCGGGCAAGCCCCTGGTGGGCGTCCACCACCTGGCGGGCCACATCCATTCCTGCTTCCTGGCCGGCGGGGACCCTGAGGAGCCCTCGGTCTGCCTGGTGATTTCCGGCGGCCATACCAGCCTGTACCACCTGCCCGGCGACGGCTCCGTCCACACCTTGGGGGCCACCCGGGACGACGCCGCCGGCGAGGCCTTCGACAAAGTGGCCCGCCTCCTGGACCTGGGCCACCCCGGCGGCCCGGCGGTGGACCGCCTGGCCCGCACGGGCAACCCCGAGGCCTTTCCCTTGCCCCGGGCCATGCTGGACCGGGACAATTTCGACTTTTCCTTCAGCGGCTTGAAAACCGCCGTTTTGTACACCTTGGAAGATTTTCGCCAGCGGGGGGAGGAGCCGCCCCTGGCCGACCTGGCGGCTTCCTTCCAGCAGGCGGTGGTGGACGTCCTGGTGGCCAAGACGGTGCGGGCGGCCAAGCACTTCGGGGCCCGCCAAATCCTCCTGGCCGGGGGCGTGGCCGCCAACAGCCTGCTGCGCCGGTCCTTGGAGGCAGCCGCCGCCGAACTGGGGGCCGCTCTTGTGGTGCCGCCCCTGGAACTGTGCACCGACAACGCCGCTATGATCGCCGCCGCCGGCCACTATGCCATGGAACGGGGCCGGGTGGACGATTTGCTGCTGGAAGCCGTCGACCGCCTGCCCCTGCGGGAGTTGTGA